The Bryobacteraceae bacterium genome includes a window with the following:
- a CDS encoding NAD(P)-dependent oxidoreductase produces MTIGITGATGQLGRLVLAKLKERVDSAAIVALARSASRAADLGLTVSEADYNKPETLERALHTVDTLLLISSNEIGRRAVQHRNVISAARMAGVKRIVYTSLLRADSSALSLAGEHHETELALKASGIPYTILRNGWYTENYTAFIPSAITYGAFPGCAGEARISSASRADYAEAAVTVLTSGDHDGKTYELAGDYAWTLTDLAAEISRQTGKAIPYKNLTEAEYAAVLVGFGFPEPMARAYASFDVAAAQGALFDDGHQLSRLIGRPTTPLPVSVAQALRGSV; encoded by the coding sequence ATGACTATTGGAATCACCGGCGCGACAGGACAGCTCGGCCGGCTGGTGCTTGCGAAACTGAAGGAAAGAGTCGATTCGGCAGCGATAGTGGCGCTGGCGCGTTCGGCGAGCAGGGCTGCCGATCTCGGCCTGACAGTGTCTGAGGCCGACTACAACAAACCCGAAACGCTTGAAAGAGCCCTGCATACTGTAGACACGCTGTTGCTGATCTCCTCCAACGAAATCGGGCGACGTGCGGTTCAGCATAGAAACGTGATCAGCGCTGCAAGGATGGCAGGCGTGAAACGAATCGTCTACACCAGCCTCCTACGCGCGGATTCGTCGGCGCTGAGCTTGGCAGGTGAGCATCATGAAACCGAACTCGCTTTGAAGGCCTCTGGTATTCCGTACACGATTCTGCGAAACGGCTGGTACACGGAGAACTACACAGCCTTCATCCCCAGCGCCATTACGTACGGAGCGTTCCCAGGTTGCGCAGGCGAAGCGAGGATTTCGTCCGCGTCGCGCGCCGACTATGCCGAAGCGGCGGTTACGGTTCTGACGAGCGGAGACCACGATGGTAAGACATACGAACTGGCCGGTGACTATGCCTGGACTCTGACCGATCTCGCCGCCGAGATCTCCCGACAAACTGGCAAGGCCATTCCCTACAAGAATCTGACTGAGGCTGAATACGCCGCAGTGTTGGTCGGCTTCGGTTTTCCTGAACCGATGGCAAGGGCATACGCCAGTTTTGACGTCGCCGCCGCACAAGGCGCTCTGTTCGACGACGGCCATCAACTCTCCCGTCTGATCGGCCGGCCGACAACACCCCTTCCCGTCTCGGTAGCTCAGGCCCTGAGAGGAAGCGTCTGA